From Levilactobacillus zymae, a single genomic window includes:
- the fmt gene encoding methionyl-tRNA formyltransferase, which translates to MTSVIFMGTPKFSAPILQSLIDHDYDVLAVVTQPDRPVGRKHVLTASPVKQVAVANGLEVLQPAKLGGSPELARAIELAPDLIVTAAFGQFLPTKLLKAAKVAAVNVHASLLPKYRGGAPVHYAIMNGDKETGVSIMFMEKKMDAGDVLAQRAIPITDQDDVGSMFDKLSDLGRDLLLETLPKLLAGEITPVKQDDQLVTFAPTIKSNEERVDLNLSAHLIDCKVRALRPFPTAHIYLNGVRTKLWQVRVLDQTTDLKPGQLVSKDKHHLAIATGENGVLAIDELQPAGKPKLSITDFLNGSTDALTVGEQVAE; encoded by the coding sequence ATGACTTCAGTGATCTTTATGGGGACGCCGAAATTTTCCGCGCCCATCTTACAAAGTTTAATCGACCACGACTACGACGTTTTAGCCGTCGTCACCCAACCTGACCGACCCGTAGGCCGCAAACACGTGTTGACTGCCTCACCCGTCAAGCAGGTGGCCGTGGCTAACGGCTTAGAGGTCTTACAACCCGCCAAGTTAGGTGGCAGTCCCGAACTGGCGCGAGCCATTGAACTGGCGCCCGATTTGATCGTCACGGCAGCCTTTGGCCAGTTCTTACCGACCAAGTTACTGAAGGCGGCCAAGGTCGCGGCGGTCAACGTCCACGCTTCATTACTGCCGAAGTACCGCGGTGGGGCGCCCGTGCATTACGCCATCATGAACGGTGACAAGGAAACCGGGGTCTCCATCATGTTTATGGAAAAGAAGATGGATGCCGGCGACGTCTTAGCGCAACGGGCCATTCCCATCACGGACCAAGACGACGTGGGCAGCATGTTCGACAAACTCAGTGACTTGGGCCGGGATCTCTTATTAGAGACGTTGCCGAAGTTACTAGCCGGCGAGATTACCCCGGTCAAACAAGACGACCAGCTGGTGACCTTTGCGCCGACCATCAAGTCGAATGAAGAACGGGTCGACCTCAACTTGAGTGCCCATTTGATCGACTGCAAGGTCCGCGCGTTGCGACCGTTCCCGACGGCCCACATCTACCTTAACGGGGTGCGGACCAAGTTGTGGCAGGTCCGCGTCTTGGACCAGACGACCGACCTTAAGCCGGGCCAACTGGTCAGCAAGGACAAGCACCATTTGGCCATTGCGACCGGCGAGAACGGCGTTTTGGCAATTGACGAACTACAACCGGCCGGTAAGCCCAAGTTAAGTATCACGGACTTTCTGAACGGTTCAACGGATGCGCTCACAGTGGGCGAACAGGTGGCTGAATAA
- the priA gene encoding primosomal protein N', translating into MAQIAQVIVDVPTMQTNEPYSYAIPDALRDQLQSGMRVTVPFGHRVVSGFVVGITDDTQFEGQLKPIQAVLDLAPVLNSELQQLADWLATTTYAFRITCIQTMLPNLLKAQVEREIAPTDELTAQERATYFPDGGAREFDSTKLDAATLSGLLKLRQAGRVTVTYQVKDKAAVKTTPGITTTLPTSQLQDLAASVAKRAPKQAALLTYLQQLPTQPVPQAKVIKDAGVSAEVIRAGETKGWLKRQPLEVYRDPFQQPVAPTQPLTLNDQQRAAVSAISTAVTQHNAQTFLVEGVTGSGKTEVYLQSIATALKQGCSALMLVPEIALTPQMTNRVKSRFGHQVAVLHSGLSKGEQYDEWRRIDRGEATVVVGARSAVFAPIHHLGLIIMDEEHESSYKQDENPRYHARDVALWRGQYHDCPVVLGSATPSLETRARAAKGLYTRLLLDHRINHRPLPTVHIVDMREEVKQHSGDDDFSAPLMTAIQERLDRHEQVVLMLNRRGFSSFMMCRDCGFVLKCPNCDISLTYHVNPRLMKCHYCGHEEAVPQVCPNCHSRKIRYYGTGTQKVEEALQKRLPAARILRMDVDSTRRKGAHERLLKQFGRHDADILLGTQMIAKGLDFPNVTLVGVLNADTALGLPDFRASERTFQLLTQVSGRAGRAEKPGEVYIQTFNPDHYAIQLAQTQDYERFFVTEMHMRHQGNYPPYYYAIQLTASHEDEQVAAKAMYQILAAVKQGLSDQAIVLGPTPKAIARVKRKYYYQVVIKYKHEPRLKAVLDQIRQGSQRAARGLAVTIDAEPMNFM; encoded by the coding sequence GTGGCGCAAATCGCCCAAGTGATCGTCGATGTGCCAACCATGCAAACTAACGAGCCGTATTCCTACGCCATTCCGGACGCCTTACGCGACCAACTCCAATCGGGGATGCGCGTGACGGTCCCCTTTGGCCACCGGGTGGTCTCGGGGTTTGTGGTCGGGATTACCGACGACACGCAATTTGAGGGCCAGCTGAAGCCGATTCAAGCGGTGTTGGACCTGGCCCCCGTATTAAATTCAGAATTACAACAATTAGCCGATTGGCTGGCGACTACCACCTACGCCTTTCGGATTACCTGCATTCAAACGATGTTGCCCAACCTGCTCAAAGCCCAGGTGGAACGCGAGATTGCGCCCACCGACGAGCTGACGGCCCAAGAACGGGCCACCTACTTTCCGGACGGGGGCGCCCGCGAGTTTGACAGTACCAAGCTCGACGCGGCCACGCTATCTGGCTTGTTGAAACTGCGGCAGGCGGGTAGGGTCACGGTGACCTATCAGGTCAAGGACAAAGCGGCGGTGAAGACCACGCCGGGCATCACCACCACGTTGCCGACCAGCCAGTTACAGGACTTAGCGGCTAGTGTGGCCAAACGAGCGCCCAAGCAGGCGGCGTTATTGACCTATTTACAGCAGCTGCCCACCCAGCCGGTGCCTCAGGCCAAGGTAATCAAGGACGCTGGGGTGAGTGCCGAGGTGATTCGGGCCGGCGAGACCAAGGGCTGGCTCAAGCGCCAACCGTTAGAGGTCTACCGCGACCCGTTCCAACAACCGGTCGCTCCCACCCAGCCATTGACCTTAAACGACCAACAACGGGCCGCCGTGAGTGCCATCAGCACGGCGGTGACCCAGCATAACGCGCAGACCTTTTTGGTCGAAGGCGTTACCGGAAGCGGGAAGACGGAGGTCTACCTGCAAAGCATCGCCACGGCCTTAAAGCAGGGCTGCAGTGCGTTAATGCTGGTCCCCGAAATCGCGTTGACCCCGCAGATGACTAACCGCGTGAAGTCGCGGTTTGGTCACCAGGTGGCGGTCCTGCATAGCGGCTTGTCCAAGGGGGAACAGTACGATGAATGGCGCCGGATCGACCGCGGCGAGGCCACGGTGGTGGTCGGCGCCCGTTCGGCGGTGTTTGCCCCGATCCACCACTTGGGCCTCATCATCATGGATGAGGAACACGAAAGTAGCTACAAACAAGATGAAAATCCGCGCTACCACGCCCGTGACGTGGCTCTGTGGCGCGGTCAGTATCACGATTGTCCGGTGGTCTTGGGGAGTGCCACGCCATCACTAGAGACCAGAGCGCGGGCGGCCAAGGGGCTGTATACTCGGCTACTACTCGATCACCGGATCAATCACCGGCCACTGCCCACGGTGCACATCGTGGACATGCGTGAAGAGGTCAAGCAACACAGTGGCGACGACGATTTCTCGGCGCCACTGATGACCGCCATCCAGGAGCGCCTCGACCGCCACGAACAGGTGGTGTTGATGCTGAATCGCCGGGGCTTCTCGTCATTTATGATGTGTCGGGACTGTGGCTTTGTCTTGAAGTGCCCGAACTGTGACATCTCGCTGACCTACCACGTCAATCCGCGGCTGATGAAGTGCCATTACTGTGGCCACGAGGAGGCCGTGCCGCAGGTCTGCCCCAACTGTCATAGTCGGAAGATCCGCTACTACGGGACCGGGACGCAGAAGGTTGAAGAGGCCTTACAAAAGCGCCTGCCGGCCGCCCGCATCTTACGGATGGACGTGGATTCCACCCGGCGGAAGGGCGCTCATGAACGGTTGCTCAAGCAATTTGGGCGGCACGACGCCGATATCTTGCTGGGGACCCAGATGATCGCCAAGGGACTGGATTTTCCCAACGTGACGCTGGTCGGGGTCCTCAACGCCGATACCGCGCTGGGGTTACCGGACTTTCGGGCCAGTGAACGGACCTTCCAACTGCTGACGCAGGTCAGTGGCCGGGCCGGTCGCGCCGAGAAACCCGGGGAGGTCTACATTCAGACCTTTAACCCGGACCATTACGCCATTCAACTGGCCCAGACGCAGGACTACGAACGGTTCTTCGTGACCGAGATGCACATGCGTCACCAGGGCAATTATCCGCCGTACTACTACGCCATCCAGCTAACGGCCAGCCACGAAGACGAACAGGTCGCGGCTAAGGCGATGTACCAGATCTTAGCGGCCGTGAAGCAGGGCTTAAGCGACCAAGCCATCGTGCTGGGCCCGACGCCCAAAGCGATTGCGCGGGTCAAGCGGAAGTATTATTATCAAGTAGTCATCAAGTATAAACACGAACCAAGATTAAAAGCGGTCTTAGACCAGATTCGACAGGGGTCCCAGCGCGCCGCTCGCGGCTTAGCGGTGACCATCGATGCCGAACCCATGAACTTTATGTAG
- the coaBC gene encoding bifunctional phosphopantothenoylcysteine decarboxylase/phosphopantothenate--cysteine ligase CoaBC, with protein sequence MLQDKHVTLTVSGSVASYKGAALARELQRAGATVRVVLTAAASRFVTAETFAALTKAPVLTDSGWWHADGKIDHIDLADWTDLALAAPASANLMAQLANGLADDAASATWLATAAPKVVVPAMNTHMWQAAATQRNRQQLLADGVQVLTPATGLLAEGYAGQGRFLEPTDIVSQLATLPLDNQTTTALSGKRLLVTAGGTRERLDPVRFLTNDSSGKMGYAVAAAAQQAGADVTLITAPTKLPVPSGVTVVPIESTQDLADAVLTRLPTADGLVMAAAVADFQPITAADQKIKKTNDNDELVLRLKKTPDILQAVAASKRPDQVVVGFAAETQHLLENGRQKLTKKHLDLLAANDVSRADIGFNGDNNQVTFLFADGHSDQTPVTSKRAIATTLISHVAEIFNQK encoded by the coding sequence ATGCTTCAGGATAAACACGTCACGTTGACCGTCAGCGGTAGCGTGGCCAGTTACAAGGGCGCCGCGTTGGCGCGAGAACTGCAACGCGCCGGTGCCACGGTCCGAGTGGTCTTGACCGCCGCGGCCAGCCGGTTTGTGACCGCCGAAACGTTTGCGGCGCTGACCAAGGCCCCGGTCTTGACCGACAGCGGCTGGTGGCACGCCGACGGGAAAATCGACCACATCGACTTAGCCGACTGGACCGACTTAGCGTTAGCCGCCCCAGCCTCGGCCAACCTGATGGCTCAGTTGGCTAACGGGTTAGCCGACGATGCGGCCAGTGCCACCTGGTTAGCGACCGCGGCTCCTAAAGTCGTGGTTCCGGCCATGAACACCCACATGTGGCAGGCCGCCGCCACCCAGCGTAACCGGCAACAATTGTTAGCCGACGGCGTGCAGGTGCTGACCCCGGCCACCGGGTTATTGGCGGAAGGTTATGCCGGGCAGGGGCGCTTCTTGGAACCCACCGACATCGTGAGCCAATTGGCGACGCTACCATTAGACAACCAAACGACCACCGCCCTGAGCGGCAAGCGCCTGTTGGTCACGGCCGGCGGGACCCGCGAGCGGTTGGACCCCGTGCGGTTTTTGACCAACGACTCCTCGGGAAAAATGGGTTACGCGGTCGCCGCGGCGGCCCAGCAGGCCGGGGCGGACGTGACGTTGATCACGGCGCCAACCAAGTTGCCGGTTCCCAGTGGGGTGACCGTGGTGCCCATCGAAAGCACCCAGGATCTGGCCGATGCCGTCTTGACCCGGTTACCAACGGCCGACGGGTTGGTCATGGCCGCCGCTGTCGCGGACTTCCAACCGATTACGGCCGCGGACCAGAAGATCAAGAAAACTAACGATAACGACGAGCTGGTCTTGCGACTGAAGAAGACCCCCGACATCCTCCAGGCCGTGGCCGCCAGCAAGCGACCCGACCAGGTGGTGGTGGGCTTTGCCGCCGAGACCCAGCATTTGCTCGAAAATGGCCGCCAGAAGCTGACCAAGAAGCATTTAGACCTCTTGGCCGCTAACGACGTTTCCCGGGCCGATATCGGCTTTAACGGGGACAATAACCAGGTGACCTTCCTGTTTGCCGATGGTCACAGCGATCAGACACCGGTGACCAGTAAACGGGCCATCGCCACGACGCTAATTAGTCACGTGGCCGAAATCTTTAACCAGAAATGA
- the rpoZ gene encoding DNA-directed RNA polymerase subunit omega has product MLLYPSVDDLLAQVDSRYSLIMLASKRAHELDAGAKPLLTDYKSPKTIGRALEEIAAGALMIDPDEKDLNA; this is encoded by the coding sequence ATGCTACTTTATCCTTCAGTTGATGATTTATTAGCACAAGTGGATTCACGGTATTCTTTGATTATGTTAGCCAGCAAGCGTGCCCACGAACTGGACGCCGGCGCTAAGCCATTGCTGACCGACTACAAGTCGCCGAAGACCATCGGCCGGGCCTTAGAAGAAATTGCGGCCGGCGCCTTGATGATTGATCCGGACGAAAAGGATTTGAACGCCTAA
- the gmk gene encoding guanylate kinase → MAKRGMLIVLSGPSGVGKGTVRKALFETGATDFSYSISMTTRKPRKGEVNGVDYYFVSKEEFEENIRNGEMLEYAKYVDNYYGTPLKYVNETLDQGKDVFLEIEVNGAMQVRANCPDAVFVFLTPPDLMELKHRLIGRGTDAMDVINKRIKKAVGEIRMMRNYDYAVVNDEVSKAVERIQMIIRSERLRVTRVMPDYEQMIGDE, encoded by the coding sequence ATGGCGAAACGTGGAATGCTCATTGTACTCTCGGGTCCTTCGGGAGTCGGTAAAGGAACTGTGCGCAAGGCGCTCTTTGAAACGGGCGCGACCGACTTTTCCTACTCCATTTCGATGACCACTCGGAAACCTCGTAAAGGGGAAGTTAATGGCGTCGACTATTATTTTGTTTCTAAGGAAGAGTTTGAAGAAAATATTCGGAACGGGGAAATGCTCGAGTACGCCAAGTATGTTGACAACTACTATGGTACCCCGTTAAAATATGTAAATGAGACCCTCGATCAGGGAAAAGACGTCTTCTTGGAGATTGAAGTCAATGGCGCGATGCAAGTGCGAGCAAATTGCCCGGACGCTGTTTTTGTCTTCTTAACGCCGCCTGATTTGATGGAATTAAAGCACCGTTTGATTGGTCGGGGCACGGATGCCATGGACGTGATCAACAAGCGGATTAAAAAGGCTGTGGGTGAGATTCGGATGATGCGCAACTACGACTATGCCGTGGTTAACGACGAGGTCAGCAAGGCCGTTGAACGCATTCAAATGATTATTCGCAGTGAACGGTTACGGGTAACCCGGGTGATGCCGGATTACGAACAGATGATTGGAGACGAATAG
- a CDS encoding SpaA isopeptide-forming pilin-related protein, translating to MELPTTVDIEPQIYSGGLQVGDYQFVETQAPQGYALSQPVTFSINATDASANHTVAVEDPVYKGNVTLTKQDAEDSQQKLAGAEYKLQRKEGTDYTDVKGKLNLTTDDQGQIRVTDLDVGDYRFVETKAPAGYDLGASVSFKIDSNQPVETTVTATDQKTYLGSATLTKRDANDNKKVLEGAQYSLEKKDEATNGYVAVKGKQDLTTNKVGQIKVSGLTVGTYQFRETKAPEGYELGDPVSFNISATDNQVDQSVTAEDTPVAKGSVVLTKIDGTSKKSLSGAVFTLQRADATGAYQDFQTNLTTDDQGKIHVTDLAVGNYRFVETTPPKGYQLSSEKKTFTVTAKSTAEQQITFEDTSTPTTSHSSSSSSSSSSSSTPSSSSTSSSTSTSSQKTHSSTPLNYGGLGGDGKNGGSSTPTSTATHTKHLTASGESVRAKTTSARRNHGRLPQTGDQKLARGVLLGLLLFGGLLSYLAWRRQRS from the coding sequence ATGGAATTACCAACAACAGTTGACATAGAACCTCAAATTTATAGCGGTGGTCTCCAGGTGGGGGATTATCAGTTTGTTGAAACACAGGCACCACAGGGCTACGCGCTTAGTCAACCAGTCACGTTCAGCATTAATGCAACGGATGCTTCGGCAAATCATACGGTGGCGGTTGAAGATCCGGTATATAAAGGGAACGTGACACTGACTAAACAAGATGCTGAGGATAGTCAACAGAAATTAGCCGGTGCAGAGTATAAGTTGCAGCGAAAGGAAGGAACCGACTATACGGACGTTAAAGGTAAACTAAATTTAACGACGGATGATCAGGGCCAAATTCGGGTAACTGACTTAGACGTTGGTGATTATCGATTTGTCGAGACCAAGGCACCAGCGGGTTATGATTTAGGTGCGTCGGTTTCGTTTAAAATTGACAGCAATCAACCAGTTGAGACGACAGTGACGGCAACTGATCAGAAAACTTACCTGGGCAGTGCAACGTTAACTAAACGCGATGCTAACGATAATAAAAAGGTTTTAGAGGGCGCCCAATATAGCTTAGAGAAAAAGGATGAAGCGACCAACGGCTATGTTGCCGTTAAGGGTAAACAAGATCTAACGACGAATAAGGTTGGTCAAATTAAAGTCAGTGGTTTAACTGTGGGGACGTATCAGTTTAGAGAAACGAAGGCCCCTGAAGGATATGAGCTAGGGGATCCGGTCAGCTTTAACATTTCAGCGACGGATAACCAGGTAGACCAGTCCGTTACGGCCGAGGATACCCCGGTAGCCAAGGGGAGCGTCGTCTTAACGAAGATTGATGGCACCAGTAAAAAGAGCTTGTCAGGAGCAGTCTTCACACTGCAACGAGCTGATGCGACTGGGGCTTATCAAGACTTTCAGACAAACTTAACGACGGACGATCAAGGTAAGATTCACGTTACCGATTTGGCCGTCGGAAATTACCGGTTTGTGGAAACGACACCGCCAAAAGGGTATCAGCTTAGTTCAGAAAAGAAGACCTTTACGGTCACGGCTAAATCAACGGCGGAACAACAGATAACGTTTGAAGATACGAGCACGCCGACAACCAGCCATTCTTCAAGTTCGAGTAGCTCGTCATCAAGCAGTAGTACACCCAGCAGTAGTTCCACGTCATCCAGTACCAGTACGTCCAGTCAGAAGACCCATAGTAGTACGCCACTGAATTACGGTGGTTTAGGTGGGGATGGCAAGAACGGGGGGTCGTCTACGCCAACGTCAACCGCGACGCACACCAAGCACTTAACGGCAAGCGGTGAGTCGGTCCGGGCAAAAACCACGTCGGCTCGGCGGAACCATGGTCGTTTGCCACAAACGGGCGACCAAAAACTGGCAAGGGGCGTCTTATTGGGATTACTACTCTTCGGTGGTCTCTTGAGTTACCTGGCTTGGCGCCGACAACGGTCCTAA
- a CDS encoding ISL3 family transposase: MTNDTKIILGIKDPNIKKLKVMNPLEMMGPLKVQAILDYRPKACPKCGVLNQKSIIKYGWRWANVKLPRTAERDVQLHLKKRDFKCKHCLQYFLAETPLVQRNHTISNTSKLACFLKLSETVSMRHVATELSISSTTVLRIMRSYQGNVKTRFDWLPAVINMDEVKSTKDAKGSMSFVFMDGIRCEFLDILESRTLYDLENYFKRYTKKARESVKVIVTDMNYTYPKLAESIFPNAIVVTDRFHIVNSVMRGFTRVRIRIMKSYAPSNMKYKALKRYWRLFFKPNEKLDLKKYSNYTNIPGSQTENSVVEYLLDINEELREAYNQLQTVMSAVRYRDIARLETVLDGKDNGSEEMTKALNALVENRESVDNALRYEFSNGPMEGINNKIKVIKRVAYGFGCFTSFRLRIHLAFGLKKNCLISKD; this comes from the coding sequence ATGACTAATGATACTAAAATTATCCTGGGGATAAAAGACCCCAACATCAAAAAGTTAAAAGTGATGAACCCCTTGGAAATGATGGGCCCACTTAAAGTGCAGGCAATTTTGGACTATCGTCCAAAAGCATGCCCCAAATGTGGTGTCTTAAACCAAAAAAGTATTATCAAATATGGCTGGCGCTGGGCCAATGTTAAATTGCCTCGAACTGCCGAACGGGATGTCCAGCTTCATCTTAAAAAGCGGGACTTCAAGTGTAAGCACTGCCTACAATACTTTCTTGCGGAAACACCACTAGTTCAACGAAACCACACCATCTCTAACACAAGCAAACTTGCCTGTTTTCTAAAATTAAGTGAAACAGTTTCGATGCGTCATGTCGCTACCGAATTAAGCATCTCAAGTACAACGGTCCTGCGAATCATGAGAAGCTATCAGGGCAACGTCAAAACGCGTTTTGACTGGTTACCGGCTGTAATTAACATGGATGAGGTCAAGTCTACCAAAGACGCAAAGGGATCCATGAGCTTTGTATTTATGGATGGTATTCGGTGTGAATTCTTGGACATTCTGGAATCGCGGACACTCTATGATTTGGAGAATTACTTTAAACGTTATACGAAGAAAGCTAGAGAAAGCGTCAAAGTCATTGTGACAGATATGAACTACACTTATCCCAAACTAGCTGAATCTATTTTTCCAAATGCGATTGTGGTAACCGATCGGTTCCACATCGTTAACTCCGTGATGCGGGGATTCACTCGAGTAAGGATTCGTATCATGAAATCCTATGCGCCTTCAAACATGAAATATAAGGCTTTAAAGCGTTACTGGCGACTGTTCTTTAAGCCCAACGAGAAGTTGGACTTAAAGAAGTACTCTAATTACACTAACATTCCTGGAAGCCAAACTGAGAATAGCGTAGTCGAATATCTTCTTGATATCAACGAAGAATTACGCGAAGCATATAACCAGTTACAGACGGTCATGAGTGCCGTTAGGTACCGTGACATCGCTCGACTAGAAACAGTTCTAGACGGAAAAGACAATGGCTCAGAAGAAATGACGAAGGCGTTGAACGCACTGGTTGAGAACCGAGAATCGGTTGATAATGCATTGAGATATGAATTCTCAAATGGTCCAATGGAGGGTATTAATAACAAAATCAAGGTAATAAAGCGAGTTGCGTACGGCTTTGGCTGTTTCACAAGCTTTAGATTAAGGATTCATCTGGCATTTGGGCTCAAAAAAAATTGCCTAATCTCAAAGGATTAG
- a CDS encoding IS5-like element ISLpl3 family transposase (programmed frameshift), which yields MTTPKRYELEDAQWDRIKGYFPPYRTGRPSSLDNRTALNAILWLMRSGAPWRDLPERYGSWKTVYSRFRAWVSSGLFEQVFLELIDNPDMENLSLDSTIVRAHQKATGGKKNAECMVENQAIGLSRGGRTTKIHALVDGLGNPLGFRLTGGQVHDSQVASELLEGFDISQSNIIADKAYGTAKLRQYIKDKAAVYTIPPKENTKDKWTCDYHVYCERHLIENFFNQLKNFRRIATRYDKLAHVYLATVYIASICILLK from the exons ATGACAACACCTAAACGATACGAACTGGAAGATGCTCAGTGGGACCGAATCAAAGGATACTTCCCGCCATACCGGACTGGCCGTCCATCAAGCCTAGACAACCGTACCGCCCTCAACGCTATCCTCTGGCTCATGCGCAGCGGGGCTCCTTGGCGTGATCTACCTGAACGCTATGGCTCTTGGAAAACGGTGTATAGTCGCTTCCGAGCCTGGGTAAGTTCAGGCTTGTTCGAACAGGTTTTTCTCGAATTGATTGACAATCCCGACATGGAAAACTTGAGCTTAGATTCAACGATCGTTCGAGCGCATCAAAAGGCCACTGGGG GCAAAAAAAACGCCGAATGTATGGTCGAAAATCAAGCTATTGGACTAAGTCGAGGTGGCCGAACGACCAAGATTCACGCACTCGTTGACGGATTAGGGAATCCCTTGGGTTTTCGCCTAACAGGTGGTCAAGTACATGATAGCCAAGTTGCCAGTGAGTTGCTGGAAGGCTTCGATATTTCTCAATCAAATATTATCGCGGATAAAGCCTATGGCACCGCGAAACTTCGCCAGTATATTAAAGATAAAGCAGCCGTCTATACCATTCCGCCAAAGGAAAATACCAAAGACAAGTGGACCTGTGATTACCACGTTTATTGTGAGCGCCATTTGATTGAGAACTTCTTCAATCAGTTGAAGAACTTTCGTAGGATTGCAACGCGTTATGATAAGCTCGCTCATGTTTATCTGGCTACGGTTTACATTGCCTCAATTTGCATCTTACTTAAGTAG
- the recN gene encoding DNA repair protein RecN, with amino-acid sequence MLQELSIKNFAIIDHLDVTFKNGMTVLTGETGAGKSIIIDAVGLLAGGRGSASFVRTGTSKAVIQGSFVFPENGVTYRVLDDLGIDHEDGSVILQREIHANGRNVCRVNGMLVNTSTLKRIGETAVDIHGQNEHQELMQPEKHLGMLDEFAGTKVAALRQQYQELYQAYKKLKATLENRRANEKEWAQHLDMLKFQVNEIEAAQLQPGEETSLVAERDRLDNFQKINDALQRTQVILTGEDTVPGVNDQLSSALQAMQGIADLAPDFKQIATSLENAYYTLSDTVGDVSSQLDSLEWDEGRLDEIERRLEVINQLKYKYGDSEAQVLKYYDQIAAELKQMEATDETADDLEDRVSDQETRLQAIGEQLSTARQAAAKHLETAIHHELADLYMAKTVFAVHFDRPTGHPLLSTGLDQVEFYLRTNPGEAMRPLAKIASGGELSRIMLALKTIFSESQGVTSIIFDEVDTGVSGRVAQAIAEKISGIAQNSQVLCITHLPQVAAMADHHFFIAKQIVGDRTETQLTRLNATKRVDELARMSAGTQVTKLAVEHAHELLTLADEAKAKRQ; translated from the coding sequence GTGTTACAAGAGCTGTCCATTAAAAATTTTGCCATTATCGATCACCTTGATGTGACTTTTAAAAACGGGATGACCGTGCTTACCGGGGAAACCGGGGCCGGAAAATCCATCATTATTGACGCCGTGGGCCTGCTTGCGGGGGGCCGGGGGTCGGCGAGTTTTGTGCGAACCGGGACCAGTAAGGCCGTCATCCAGGGAAGCTTCGTGTTCCCGGAAAACGGGGTCACTTACCGGGTGCTCGATGACCTAGGAATTGACCACGAGGACGGCAGCGTGATCTTGCAGCGCGAGATTCACGCGAACGGCCGCAACGTTTGTCGGGTTAACGGCATGTTGGTTAACACCAGTACGTTAAAGCGCATTGGGGAGACCGCCGTCGACATTCACGGGCAAAACGAGCACCAGGAGCTGATGCAACCAGAGAAACACTTGGGGATGCTCGACGAGTTTGCCGGGACTAAGGTAGCGGCGTTACGCCAGCAGTATCAGGAGTTGTATCAGGCCTATAAAAAATTGAAGGCTACGCTGGAAAATCGGCGGGCCAACGAGAAGGAGTGGGCCCAACACCTCGATATGTTGAAGTTTCAGGTCAACGAGATCGAAGCGGCCCAACTCCAACCCGGCGAGGAAACGTCGTTGGTGGCGGAACGCGACCGGTTGGATAATTTCCAGAAGATCAACGATGCGTTGCAGCGCACCCAGGTCATTTTGACCGGGGAAGACACGGTCCCGGGGGTCAACGACCAGTTGAGTAGTGCCCTGCAGGCGATGCAGGGCATTGCGGACTTGGCACCCGACTTCAAACAGATTGCGACCAGCCTGGAGAATGCCTACTACACGTTGAGTGATACGGTGGGCGACGTATCGTCGCAGCTCGATTCGTTGGAATGGGACGAGGGCCGGTTGGATGAAATTGAACGGCGCTTAGAAGTCATCAACCAGTTGAAGTATAAGTACGGCGACTCGGAAGCCCAGGTCTTAAAGTATTACGACCAGATTGCGGCTGAATTAAAGCAGATGGAAGCCACCGACGAAACGGCCGACGACTTAGAAGACCGGGTGAGCGACCAGGAGACCCGGTTACAGGCCATCGGTGAACAGTTGAGTACGGCGCGCCAAGCCGCGGCTAAGCACCTAGAAACGGCGATTCATCACGAATTAGCCGACCTGTACATGGCCAAGACTGTCTTTGCGGTCCACTTCGATCGGCCCACGGGGCATCCGTTATTGAGCACCGGCTTGGACCAGGTTGAATTCTACCTGCGGACCAATCCCGGTGAAGCCATGCGGCCCCTCGCCAAGATTGCCTCCGGCGGGGAACTGTCCCGGATCATGCTGGCGCTCAAGACGATTTTCTCGGAATCCCAGGGCGTCACGTCCATTATCTTCGACGAAGTGGACACCGGGGTCAGTGGCCGGGTAGCCCAGGCGATTGCCGAAAAGATTAGCGGCATCGCGCAAAATTCTCAAGTTTTATGTATTACCCACCTGCCACAGGTTGCGGCAATGGCCGATCACCACTTCTTTATTGCCAAACAGATCGTTGGCGACCGTACGGAAACCCAGTTGACGCGGTTGAACGCCACCAAGCGGGTGGATGAACTCGCCCGGATGTCGGCGGGGACCCAGGTCACCAAGTTGGCCGTGGAGCACGCGCACGAACTGCTGACGCTGGCTGACGAAGCCAAGGCTAAGCGGCAATAG